The following are from one region of the Moritella sp. 24 genome:
- a CDS encoding MurR/RpiR family transcriptional regulator encodes MSMLEKIIQNLEIFSKSEKKVADVILESPQSAIHSSIATLAKVADVSEPTVNRFCRRLDTKGYPDFKLHLAQSLANGTPYVNRNVEANDGPEVYTQKIFETTIAHLDSAKNSLDPEVINKAVDLLIQSKQISFFGLGASASVARDAENKFFRFNVPVICFDDIMMQRMSVINSTEDSVVVLFSHTGRTKSMVDVAKLARENDAIVIGITAQNSPLAEYSNLVISLDVMEDTDVYMPMASRVAQLVLVDVLATGFTLRRGDKFRENLKKVKSAIKDSRFNKID; translated from the coding sequence ATGAGTATGCTCGAAAAAATAATCCAAAATTTAGAAATATTCAGTAAATCAGAAAAAAAGGTCGCTGATGTTATTCTAGAATCTCCGCAATCTGCTATTCATTCAAGTATTGCGACACTAGCTAAAGTTGCCGACGTAAGTGAGCCGACCGTCAATCGTTTTTGTCGTCGCTTAGATACTAAAGGCTACCCTGATTTCAAATTGCACTTAGCACAAAGCTTAGCTAACGGTACGCCGTACGTAAACAGAAACGTAGAAGCAAATGATGGTCCTGAAGTTTACACACAAAAAATATTTGAAACGACAATTGCGCACTTAGATTCAGCAAAGAACAGTTTAGATCCTGAAGTTATTAATAAAGCCGTTGACCTACTTATCCAGTCGAAACAGATTTCATTCTTTGGTTTAGGTGCTTCAGCATCTGTTGCTCGTGACGCTGAAAATAAGTTTTTCCGCTTTAACGTACCTGTGATTTGTTTTGATGACATAATGATGCAACGCATGAGTGTAATAAACAGCACTGAAGATTCTGTTGTTGTATTGTTCTCGCATACTGGTCGCACTAAAAGTATGGTTGATGTGGCTAAATTAGCACGTGAAAATGATGCGATCGTGATTGGTATCACTGCTCAAAACTCACCGCTTGCAGAATATTCAAACTTAGTTATCTCTCTCGATGTAATGGAAGACACAGACGTATACATGCCAATGGCATCACGTGTTGCACAGTTAGTACTTGTTGACGTATTAGCAACAGGCTTCACATTACGCCGCGGAGACAAATTCCGAGAAAACTTGAAAAAAGTGAAATCAGCAATCAAAGATTCGCGCTTTAACAAAATAGATTAA
- a CDS encoding mechanosensitive ion channel family protein translates to MRVIVLLCLLLVSNLSLAQISSPQIEKLNQLDKEISVLYSESQAMTGSAKDVVRLQLLNKNDALRDVIQGLIDQRTEGSDDVLLKQVNQQVKFISDASNYLLNKITIIEKKLETETNEGKLLAQKSLDESRRFSTRLLSDQWVNYQWLKLLDQPVPLKEKALISDIEHRLEFMSASLTFDHQQETALSKQLKEATEGEKTAIQLEHILAERKVTNDITTLKFLVALADKMALDTTQYKQQLFEATGTLTDELLNVDLILSIISTWGEGTGQWLADNAPELLFKVLIFAFIILMFRWFKKLTRRMVKKAVSSPNLQLSRLIQDFFISMSGNIVFAIGLLIALSQIGVDLTPILTGFGVAGLVIGFALQDTLSNFASGMMLLIYRPFDEGDFVEAGGVSGKVAHMSLVNTTIKTFDNQVIIVPNSKIWGDIIKNVTHERVRRVDMVFGIGYSDDIALAETVLADIVHSHAAVLKNPETIIKLHTLNTSSVDFIVRPWVKTEDYWDVYWDITREVKIRFDKEGLSIPFPQQDVHLHMVDKAAE, encoded by the coding sequence ATGCGAGTCATCGTTTTATTGTGTTTGTTATTAGTGTCTAACCTTTCTCTGGCACAAATATCATCACCCCAAATAGAAAAACTCAATCAGCTTGATAAAGAAATATCAGTACTGTATAGCGAGTCTCAAGCAATGACAGGCTCTGCTAAAGACGTTGTACGATTACAATTACTTAATAAAAACGATGCGTTACGAGACGTCATTCAAGGCTTAATTGATCAGCGTACTGAGGGTTCTGATGACGTTTTGTTGAAACAAGTGAATCAACAAGTTAAATTTATTTCTGATGCATCGAATTATCTTTTAAATAAGATTACGATCATTGAAAAAAAATTAGAGACAGAAACCAATGAAGGTAAATTATTAGCACAGAAGTCACTTGATGAATCTCGTCGTTTTTCGACGCGCTTACTCAGTGACCAATGGGTCAACTACCAGTGGTTGAAATTATTAGATCAGCCGGTACCACTGAAAGAAAAAGCGTTGATTAGCGATATTGAACACCGTCTTGAGTTTATGTCGGCATCGTTAACGTTTGATCACCAGCAAGAAACAGCATTAAGTAAGCAGCTTAAAGAGGCGACTGAAGGCGAGAAAACTGCAATCCAGCTGGAACATATTCTTGCAGAACGTAAAGTAACGAATGATATTACTACGTTAAAATTTCTTGTCGCCCTTGCGGATAAAATGGCATTAGATACGACGCAATATAAGCAGCAATTGTTTGAAGCGACAGGGACGTTAACGGATGAGTTATTAAATGTTGATCTTATCTTATCTATTATCTCGACTTGGGGCGAGGGTACGGGTCAGTGGCTGGCGGATAATGCGCCGGAATTATTATTCAAAGTACTTATTTTTGCTTTCATCATTTTGATGTTCCGCTGGTTTAAAAAGCTAACACGTAGAATGGTTAAAAAGGCCGTTTCTTCTCCTAATCTACAATTATCTCGATTGATACAAGATTTCTTTATATCGATGTCGGGTAATATCGTGTTTGCGATTGGTTTACTTATCGCATTATCACAGATTGGTGTTGATTTAACGCCGATATTAACCGGTTTTGGTGTTGCGGGTTTAGTCATCGGTTTTGCACTACAAGATACCTTATCTAACTTTGCTTCTGGCATGATGTTATTAATCTATCGCCCATTTGATGAAGGTGATTTTGTTGAAGCTGGTGGTGTATCCGGTAAAGTGGCACACATGAGCTTAGTGAATACCACGATTAAAACGTTTGATAACCAAGTGATCATTGTACCGAACAGTAAGATTTGGGGCGATATTATTAAGAACGTTACACATGAACGTGTACGCCGTGTTGATATGGTATTTGGTATTGGTTATAGCGATGATATAGCGTTAGCTGAAACAGTACTGGCTGATATTGTGCACTCGCATGCTGCAGTATTAAAAAATCCAGAAACGATTATCAAATTGCATACGCTTAATACATCATCGGTTGATTTCATTGTTCGCCCTTGGGTGAAAACGGAAGATTACTGGGATGTGTATTGGGATATCACACGGGAAGTGAAAATTCGTTTTGATAAAGAAGGTTTGTCTATTCCATTCCCACAACAAGATGTGCATTTACACATGGTTGATAAAGCGGCTGAGTAG
- the pabB gene encoding aminodeoxychorismate synthase component I codes for MKSLVIKPIAFPSNGIHSFFAPLSHAPWSILLESGSVDHIDSQFHIIVADPIATIVTEDNQTTVNQASGKTVTNTDSFTVLQNLNQTLIGDIEQHKLNVELPFIAGALGYFGYDLGRNIENIASIANNDLHFPDMAVGLYDWAIVIDIKQQQAWQVQFSDNAEQAWQTRHKWLKECSVGEELQNAAMSPSSTHFELQNSWQSNMSEQQYHSKFHQIQAYLSAGDCYQINLAQRFNNQYRGDEWQAYCTLSQHNKAPFSVFMRLENQAVLSISPERFIQVKDGTIETKPIKGTRPRSQDPIIDRANAKALQNADKDRAENLMIVDLLRNDIGKVAVPGSVSVPKLFDVESFPAVHHLVSTITGKLPDDKKPSELLRASFPGGSITGAPKIRAMQIIEELEPHRRSLYCGSIGYLSAHGHMDTSITIRTLLCDNGEIYCWAGGGIVADSVAEEEYQETFDKLAKILPIL; via the coding sequence ATGAAATCACTTGTAATAAAACCAATCGCCTTTCCTAGCAATGGCATTCATTCCTTTTTTGCCCCGCTAAGTCATGCCCCTTGGTCAATTTTACTTGAGTCAGGATCCGTTGATCACATTGATAGTCAATTCCATATCATCGTTGCAGACCCCATTGCGACTATCGTTACTGAAGACAATCAAACGACCGTTAACCAAGCAAGTGGAAAAACTGTCACTAACACAGATTCATTTACGGTATTACAGAACCTAAATCAGACGTTAATTGGTGATATAGAGCAACATAAGCTTAATGTCGAACTGCCGTTTATTGCTGGTGCACTGGGTTATTTTGGTTATGACCTCGGCCGTAATATCGAGAACATTGCCAGTATTGCGAATAATGACCTGCACTTCCCCGATATGGCTGTAGGCTTATATGATTGGGCGATTGTCATTGATATTAAGCAACAGCAAGCATGGCAAGTACAATTTAGTGACAACGCCGAACAAGCTTGGCAAACACGTCACAAATGGCTAAAAGAATGTAGTGTTGGTGAAGAGTTACAAAATGCAGCAATGAGTCCATCATCAACGCATTTTGAATTACAAAATAGCTGGCAGTCGAACATGTCAGAACAGCAGTACCACAGTAAATTTCATCAAATTCAAGCGTACTTATCCGCAGGTGATTGCTATCAAATCAATCTAGCACAGCGCTTTAACAACCAATATAGAGGTGATGAGTGGCAAGCTTATTGCACTTTAAGTCAGCATAATAAAGCTCCTTTTTCTGTATTCATGCGCCTTGAAAACCAAGCGGTATTGTCTATTTCTCCAGAGCGTTTTATTCAAGTTAAAGATGGCACGATTGAAACTAAGCCAATTAAAGGCACACGCCCACGTAGTCAAGATCCAATCATTGACCGTGCTAATGCAAAAGCCTTACAGAATGCCGACAAAGACCGTGCTGAAAACTTAATGATTGTTGATTTACTGCGTAATGATATTGGTAAAGTGGCGGTACCGGGTTCGGTTAGCGTACCTAAATTATTTGATGTCGAAAGTTTTCCTGCAGTGCATCATCTCGTTAGTACCATTACCGGAAAATTGCCAGATGATAAAAAACCAAGCGAATTATTACGCGCCAGCTTCCCTGGAGGCTCAATTACGGGCGCACCAAAAATTCGTGCGATGCAAATTATTGAAGAGTTAGAACCACACCGCCGTTCACTCTATTGCGGTAGCATCGGCTATTTATCCGCGCACGGGCATATGGATACGAGTATTACCATCCGCACATTACTGTGTGATAACGGGGAAATATACTGCTGGGCTGGCGGTGGTATTGTCGCTGACTCGGTAGCTGAAGAGGAATATCAAGAAACATTTGATAAATTAGCCAAAATATTACCTATACTTTAA
- a CDS encoding acyl-CoA dehydrogenase, giving the protein MSAMSEFRKNNITAPLFKVFKKILPPLSQTEQEAMESGSVWWDGDLFAGSPDWNKMLSYPTPKLSKDEQSFIDNELKTLMGMLDDYKIVHEDRDLPKPVWDFIKSNGFFALIIPKEYGGKAFSAYANSTIVTTIATRSLSTAVTVMVPNSLGPGELLAHYGTQAEKDRWLPGLANGTEVPCFALTGPEAGSDAGGIPDMGRVVKEEFEGKETLGIRVSWSKRYITLAPVATVLGLAFKLQDPDALLGDTVDIGITCALIPTSHKGVEIGDRHFPMGLAFMNGTTYGDDVFIPLDWVIGGADQVGKGWRMLVECLSAGRGISLPALGTACGHLTARMTGAYSYVRKQFGLSIGKFEGVQESLARIGGLTYQLEAARKFTTGALDLGQSPAIVTAISKYHMTEMARTVIDDALDIQAGSGIQCGPKNYLAHAYWGIPVAITVEGANILTRNLMIFGQGATRCHPYVLGELQAAANPNEKEGLDQFDDLLLKHIAFGAKNFFGALGQGLTGGLLNSAPVSGPTKKYYKQLTRMSKALALCADVSMLVLGGDLKRREMISARLGDVLSNLYLASATLKHFEEQGRQAEDLPMLSWAIERNLFEIGKAFTGFFQNFGNKGIAGTLKTVVFPFGINYKMPEDDTAKAICEVLLKPSEARDRLTHLCYVGDETDANTAIYDMESAFQAMYKAQPIEKKIAIAASKGTIPRKLAAKVAAPLAVEKGIITQVEADELLAADELRFAAINVDSFTPEEFAGISKVTKNDKVA; this is encoded by the coding sequence ATGAGCGCAATGAGTGAGTTTAGAAAAAATAATATCACAGCACCATTATTTAAAGTGTTTAAGAAGATCTTGCCACCGCTTTCACAAACAGAGCAGGAAGCAATGGAATCTGGTAGTGTTTGGTGGGATGGTGATTTATTCGCAGGTAGCCCTGATTGGAATAAAATGCTTAGCTACCCAACACCTAAGTTAAGTAAAGATGAACAAAGCTTCATTGATAACGAACTTAAAACATTAATGGGCATGCTGGATGATTATAAAATCGTTCATGAAGATCGTGATTTACCAAAACCAGTTTGGGATTTCATTAAATCAAACGGCTTCTTTGCGCTTATCATTCCAAAAGAATACGGCGGTAAAGCATTCTCTGCTTACGCTAACTCAACAATTGTAACAACGATTGCAACGCGTAGTTTATCTACTGCGGTAACAGTAATGGTACCTAACTCATTAGGTCCTGGCGAATTACTTGCACATTACGGTACACAAGCAGAAAAAGATCGTTGGTTACCAGGTCTAGCAAACGGTACTGAAGTACCATGTTTCGCATTGACGGGTCCTGAAGCGGGTTCTGATGCTGGTGGTATTCCAGATATGGGTCGCGTTGTTAAAGAAGAATTTGAAGGTAAAGAAACGTTAGGTATCCGCGTATCGTGGAGCAAACGTTATATTACACTTGCACCTGTAGCTACTGTACTTGGTCTTGCATTTAAACTACAAGATCCGGATGCGCTACTTGGTGATACTGTTGATATCGGTATTACGTGTGCGTTGATCCCAACATCACATAAAGGTGTTGAAATCGGTGACCGTCACTTCCCAATGGGTCTAGCATTCATGAATGGTACGACTTACGGTGATGATGTATTCATTCCTCTTGATTGGGTTATCGGTGGTGCTGACCAAGTTGGTAAAGGCTGGCGTATGCTGGTTGAATGTTTATCTGCTGGTCGTGGTATTTCTTTACCTGCACTGGGTACTGCATGTGGTCACTTAACTGCACGTATGACAGGTGCTTATTCATACGTACGTAAACAGTTCGGTTTATCAATTGGTAAATTTGAAGGTGTACAAGAGTCACTTGCACGTATTGGTGGTTTAACTTACCAACTTGAAGCTGCGCGTAAATTTACAACTGGTGCGCTAGATTTAGGTCAGAGTCCTGCGATTGTTACGGCAATCTCTAAATACCACATGACTGAAATGGCACGTACAGTTATTGATGATGCGCTTGATATTCAAGCGGGTAGTGGTATCCAATGTGGTCCTAAAAACTACCTAGCACACGCTTATTGGGGTATCCCAGTTGCAATTACGGTTGAGGGTGCAAACATCCTTACACGTAACCTAATGATCTTCGGTCAAGGTGCAACACGTTGTCACCCATATGTACTAGGTGAATTACAAGCTGCTGCTAATCCAAATGAAAAAGAAGGTCTTGATCAATTTGATGACCTATTACTAAAACATATTGCGTTTGGTGCTAAAAACTTCTTTGGTGCACTAGGTCAAGGTCTAACGGGCGGTCTATTAAACTCTGCACCTGTATCTGGTCCTACGAAGAAATACTACAAGCAACTTACGCGTATGAGTAAAGCATTAGCACTGTGTGCTGACGTATCTATGCTTGTTCTTGGTGGTGATTTGAAACGTCGTGAAATGATTTCTGCACGTTTAGGTGATGTACTAAGTAACTTGTACCTTGCATCTGCAACGTTGAAACATTTTGAAGAACAAGGTCGTCAAGCTGAAGATTTACCTATGTTATCTTGGGCTATCGAACGTAACTTGTTTGAAATCGGTAAAGCGTTTACTGGTTTCTTCCAGAACTTCGGTAACAAAGGTATTGCTGGTACATTGAAAACAGTTGTATTCCCATTCGGTATCAACTACAAAATGCCTGAAGATGATACAGCGAAAGCAATTTGTGAAGTACTACTTAAACCAAGCGAAGCGCGTGACCGTCTAACGCACCTTTGTTATGTTGGTGATGAGACAGATGCAAACACTGCAATTTACGACATGGAATCTGCATTCCAAGCAATGTATAAAGCACAGCCTATCGAGAAGAAAATCGCGATTGCTGCATCTAAAGGTACAATTCCACGTAAACTTGCTGCAAAAGTTGCTGCACCACTTGCTGTTGAAAAAGGCATCATTACACAAGTTGAAGCTGATGAACTACTAGCAGCTGATGAACTACGTTTTGCTGCGATTAACGTTGACTCATTCACTCCAGAAGAGTTTGCGGGTATTTCAAAAGTAACAAAAAACGATAAAGTTGCTTAA
- a CDS encoding CoA pyrophosphatase, whose amino-acid sequence MDINSLTSRFVLSPSTEPISKLTKIFTPAAVLFPIVEREHQLNLILTRRASHLRHHSGQIALPGGKTEKTDSSSIATALRETHEEIGIPANKITVLGTLPSRPTISRYYVTPVVALVDGDYQSKIDPNEVDEIFEVPLSFLLDDDNHIIEKSLFKGKYREVTFMPWGKYPIWGTTAAIIKDFSKHIRSN is encoded by the coding sequence ATGGATATTAATTCTTTAACTTCACGTTTTGTACTGTCACCCAGTACTGAGCCAATCAGTAAATTAACAAAAATATTTACACCTGCGGCCGTGCTATTTCCGATTGTTGAACGAGAACACCAACTGAACCTCATTCTCACTCGCCGAGCGTCACATCTGCGTCACCACAGTGGCCAAATAGCCTTGCCGGGCGGCAAAACAGAAAAAACAGATAGCTCCTCGATTGCAACGGCATTACGTGAAACCCATGAAGAAATAGGTATTCCAGCCAACAAAATAACGGTGCTTGGCACATTACCCAGCAGACCCACAATTAGTCGTTATTATGTCACACCTGTCGTTGCCTTAGTCGATGGTGATTATCAATCAAAAATAGATCCGAACGAAGTGGATGAAATTTTTGAAGTCCCCTTATCGTTTTTACTTGATGATGATAATCATATTATCGAAAAAAGTTTATTTAAGGGTAAGTACCGTGAAGTGACGTTTATGCCTTGGGGGAAATATCCGATTTGGGGTACAACAGCGGCTATTATTAAAGATTTTTCTAAACATATTCGTTCGAATTAA
- a CDS encoding TetR/AcrR family transcriptional regulator has product MVSKLDTKTRILDAAESLFAEHGFSDTSLRLITTRASVNLASVNYHFGSKKELIQAVIARHLELFMPLLNEKLTALCTQAEKPSLLDVFNSFVDPLLALEQQSKNGTVIFMQLLGRSYTDEQGHLRWYTTTHYGEVLANITKALLKANPALSSQELFWRLHFTLGTAVFTMGSSGALMDIAKADFNQDIDVEGLIRKVIPYLASGMNTSTETTSM; this is encoded by the coding sequence ATGGTTAGTAAGTTGGATACAAAAACTCGCATTCTCGATGCAGCCGAAAGCTTGTTCGCTGAACACGGGTTTTCTGATACTTCTTTACGCTTGATAACTACACGAGCAAGTGTGAATTTGGCATCGGTTAATTATCATTTTGGTTCTAAGAAAGAATTGATTCAAGCGGTCATCGCTCGACATCTCGAACTCTTCATGCCCCTACTGAATGAGAAGTTAACAGCCTTGTGTACACAAGCTGAAAAACCATCGTTGTTAGATGTGTTTAACAGTTTTGTTGATCCGCTATTAGCGTTAGAGCAACAAAGTAAAAATGGTACCGTGATCTTTATGCAATTGCTTGGTCGCAGCTACACCGATGAGCAAGGGCATTTACGTTGGTATACCACTACGCATTACGGTGAAGTCTTAGCCAACATAACTAAGGCTTTATTGAAAGCGAACCCAGCATTGTCATCGCAAGAATTGTTCTGGCGATTACATTTTACCTTGGGTACTGCAGTATTTACGATGGGTTCAAGTGGCGCATTGATGGATATTGCAAAAGCAGATTTTAATCAAGATATTGATGTCGAGGGGCTAATTCGTAAAGTGATCCCTTATTTGGCATCAGGAATGAATACCTCAACAGAAACTACAAGCATGTAG
- a CDS encoding fumarate hydratase codes for MSTVIRKADFIDSIADSLQYISYYHPLDFIQAMEKAYNAEKSQAAKDAIAQILINSRMSAEGKRPICQDTGIVTCFVKIGMNVQWETDQTVQEMVDEGIRRGYAFEGNPLRASIVADPAGARKNTKDNTPGVVHVEMVPGAKVEVMIAAKGGGSENKSKMVMLNPSDDVAAWIEKTVPTMGAGWCPPGMLGIGIGGTAEKAAVMAKESLMEPVDIHELMERGAETTDEKMRLDIFDRVNKLGIGAQGLGGMATVLDIKIKSCPTHAASKPVVMIPNCAATRHTHFTLDGSGPAELHVPKLEDWPEVTWEVSDSVRRVNVNDIKPESVLEWKTGETVLLSGKILTGRDAAHKRIKDMLDKGEGLPEGVDFTNRFIYYVGPVDAVGDEVVGPAGPTTATRMDKFTDTMLEQTGLLGMIGKSERGPATVESIKKHKAVYLMAVGGAAYLVSKAIKKSRVVAFADLGMEAIYEFDVVDMPMTVAVDTNGVSAHVEGPAIWKIKLNE; via the coding sequence ATGAGTACAGTTATCCGTAAAGCGGACTTTATCGACAGTATTGCAGATTCACTACAATACATTTCATATTACCATCCGCTTGATTTTATCCAAGCAATGGAAAAAGCCTACAACGCAGAAAAAAGCCAAGCCGCTAAAGATGCGATTGCGCAGATTTTAATTAATTCTCGTATGTCAGCGGAAGGTAAACGTCCAATCTGTCAAGACACGGGTATTGTGACTTGTTTCGTTAAAATTGGCATGAATGTGCAGTGGGAAACAGATCAAACTGTACAAGAAATGGTTGATGAAGGTATTCGTCGTGGTTACGCTTTCGAAGGTAATCCATTACGTGCATCTATTGTTGCAGATCCTGCGGGCGCACGTAAAAATACCAAAGATAATACACCGGGTGTTGTTCACGTAGAAATGGTACCAGGCGCGAAAGTTGAAGTGATGATCGCAGCGAAAGGCGGCGGTTCTGAAAACAAAAGTAAGATGGTGATGTTAAATCCATCTGATGATGTTGCCGCGTGGATTGAGAAAACAGTACCGACGATGGGTGCAGGTTGGTGTCCACCGGGTATGCTTGGTATAGGCATTGGCGGTACGGCAGAAAAAGCAGCAGTAATGGCAAAAGAGTCATTAATGGAACCTGTTGACATCCATGAACTGATGGAACGTGGTGCTGAAACGACAGATGAAAAAATGCGTTTAGATATTTTTGATCGTGTTAATAAACTTGGTATTGGCGCGCAAGGCCTAGGTGGCATGGCAACAGTATTGGATATTAAGATAAAATCTTGCCCAACACATGCAGCATCAAAACCTGTTGTGATGATCCCTAACTGTGCCGCGACACGCCATACCCACTTTACACTTGACGGTTCTGGCCCTGCTGAATTGCATGTGCCTAAATTAGAAGACTGGCCTGAAGTGACATGGGAAGTAAGCGATAGTGTTCGCCGTGTTAACGTAAATGACATTAAACCAGAGTCAGTACTGGAATGGAAAACAGGCGAAACTGTTCTATTATCAGGCAAGATTTTAACGGGTCGTGACGCGGCTCATAAGCGTATTAAAGACATGTTAGATAAAGGCGAAGGCCTACCAGAAGGCGTAGACTTTACTAATCGCTTTATCTATTACGTAGGTCCAGTTGATGCTGTGGGTGATGAAGTTGTAGGCCCAGCTGGTCCAACAACTGCAACACGTATGGATAAATTTACCGATACTATGTTAGAACAGACTGGTTTATTAGGCATGATTGGTAAATCTGAACGTGGTCCTGCAACGGTTGAAAGTATCAAGAAGCATAAAGCTGTTTATTTAATGGCTGTTGGTGGTGCAGCATACCTTGTATCTAAAGCAATTAAGAAGTCTCGTGTTGTTGCATTTGCTGACTTAGGTATGGAAGCAATCTACGAATTTGATGTTGTAGATATGCCAATGACTGTTGCTGTCGATACGAATGGTGTATCTGCGCATGTTGAAGGTCCAGCAATCTGGAAAATAAAACTGAATGAGTAA
- the pyk gene encoding pyruvate kinase produces MLRRTKIVTTLGPATDRDNNLEKIILAGANMVRMNFSHGNPEDHIKRAEDVRAIAKKHNKHVAILGDLQGPKIRVSKFTDGKIHLNLGDKFCLDATFDKTAGNNECVSIDYPELASDVFPGDVLLLDDGRVQLKVIEINGQQIHTEVTVAGPLSNNKGINKQGGGLSAEALTDKDKADIITAAKIDVDFVAVSFPRNGADINYARELVRAAGSNAKICAKVERAETVATKGTMKEIILASDAIMVARGDLGVEIGDAALVGVQKSLINLSRKYNRVVITATQMMESMITSPMPTRAEVMDVANAVLDGTDAVMLSAETAAGDFPVETVKAMAEVCLGAETHPSVNVSNHRIDYTFDSIEETIAMSTMYAANHLNGVKAIVALSESGTTPLLMSRISSGLPIFSLSPHQKTLNATALYRGVTPLQFNTEGLSQEQIVEGAYAVLKETGQVKAGDIILLTLGDKMDTVGSTNTSKILTIK; encoded by the coding sequence ATGTTACGTCGTACTAAAATTGTAACCACCTTAGGTCCAGCAACAGATCGTGATAATAACCTCGAAAAAATTATTCTTGCTGGTGCTAACATGGTTCGCATGAACTTTTCTCATGGTAACCCTGAAGACCATATCAAGCGTGCAGAAGATGTACGTGCCATTGCAAAAAAACATAACAAACACGTGGCTATCTTAGGTGACTTACAAGGTCCTAAAATTCGCGTATCTAAATTTACAGACGGTAAAATTCACTTAAACTTAGGTGATAAATTCTGCCTAGATGCAACATTTGATAAAACAGCCGGTAATAACGAATGCGTAAGTATCGATTACCCAGAGCTAGCAAGTGATGTTTTCCCTGGCGATGTACTGCTACTTGACGATGGTCGCGTACAATTAAAAGTAATCGAAATTAACGGTCAGCAGATCCACACTGAAGTAACAGTAGCCGGTCCGCTATCAAATAATAAAGGTATCAACAAGCAAGGCGGTGGTCTATCTGCTGAAGCACTAACAGACAAAGACAAAGCAGACATTATTACAGCGGCAAAAATTGACGTTGATTTTGTTGCCGTCTCTTTCCCACGTAACGGTGCTGATATCAATTACGCGCGTGAACTTGTTCGTGCAGCTGGTTCAAATGCAAAAATTTGTGCAAAAGTAGAACGTGCAGAAACCGTAGCAACTAAAGGAACAATGAAAGAAATCATCTTAGCTTCTGATGCAATCATGGTTGCCCGTGGTGACTTAGGTGTTGAAATTGGTGATGCGGCACTTGTTGGTGTTCAAAAATCGCTTATCAACTTATCACGCAAATATAACCGTGTTGTGATCACTGCTACGCAAATGATGGAATCAATGATCACAAGCCCAATGCCAACACGTGCAGAAGTGATGGACGTGGCGAATGCGGTACTTGATGGTACAGATGCAGTAATGCTGTCTGCAGAGACTGCTGCTGGTGATTTCCCAGTAGAGACAGTAAAAGCGATGGCTGAAGTATGTTTAGGCGCAGAAACACACCCAAGCGTAAATGTATCAAACCACCGTATTGATTACACATTCGATTCAATCGAAGAAACAATCGCAATGTCTACTATGTACGCTGCAAATCACCTGAACGGTGTAAAAGCAATCGTGGCATTGAGTGAGTCAGGTACGACACCATTATTAATGTCACGTATTAGTTCTGGTTTACCAATTTTCTCATTGTCTCCGCACCAGAAGACACTAAACGCAACAGCACTATACCGTGGTGTTACACCACTACAGTTTAATACTGAAGGCTTATCGCAAGAACAGATTGTTGAAGGCGCTTACGCTGTATTAAAAGAAACTGGCCAAGTTAAAGCGGGTGACATCATCCTGCTAACGCTAGGTGATAAAATGGATACTGTTGGTTCAACAAACACCAGCAAAATCCTAACAATCAAATAA